AATCCATTCTTCCCTTGCCAGTTTTCCCGTTACCGTTTACTCTTTTCATGTGACCTCCTTGCTTTCCGTTGTTTTCGTTCAAAAACATGGTAGCAGGTGAGGTCATACCTTCGTTTCAACTAAGTTTAGGACACTTTCCCGTTTTTTGGCTACTTGTTAAGAAGCCGGTTGACGGAACCATCCAAGTTGTTTGTTTTGTTTGCGGGTGTTTTGCCTCCGGTAATTTTGCAACTTTTGACCACGTACAGTGTCTGGGGCAGTGTTGTAATTTACACTTATAAAGGTGAGGGGTTTACAGGCGGGTTGACTGGTATTGTCGGCGTACTTGCAAGCTCCCATCATGGACTGTTCGTATTCCATCCATGGTATTTGGTATTGCTGGCGTTGAATGTTTATGGGGCCGCAAAATATAAATCCACCAGATATCTCAATATTGTCGCCATTACGGTATTTGTTTTACTTTGGATCACGAATGGCACATGGGGATGCTGGTTGTTTGGAGCTTCTTTTGGCAGCAGGGCTTTTATTGAAACCTTGGTTCCTCTGACTATGGGCGCGGTGGCTGTAGCGTCACAGCCAGCGGTGATAACCGCCGCTCTAAGTTCCAGGAAGGCAATTTACGCGGCAATAATTTTTCTGCTTATGCTGAATATGTACACTTGGCGAGGATTTTTGAAAGTGCGCTACGACCCATGCGGGGAGCACTCATATAGCGATGTCTTTCTGTGGCCGTTAAAAGAACGGCCAAGAATAGTTTGTGGCGAGGAAAGAAAGTAAAATTTTTCCTTGTCGCCGCCAACGGAGACGGCGGATACACCATGTTCAGCCTTGGACATCGTGCACAGTCCCCGGCTGGACATTCACCTCACTATCGTCGCCGCCCGGCTCTGCCCCGTTGAGATGATGCCAACCGGAGCGCCCATAAGTTTTTCCACCCGGTCTATGTACCGCTTGGCGTTGTCCGGCAGCTTGGCGTATTCCGAAACGCCGGAGGTTGAGCATTTCCAGCCGGGATGGGTCTCGTAAACTGGTTTGCAGGCCGCCAGCGTCTGCGTGTCCTCCGGGACGTGATCGAGCTTTTTGCCATCCGCCTCGTATCCCACGCACACTGGAATCCCGGCAAATTCGTCCAGCACGTCAAGCTTGGTGAGCGCTATGGAGGTGACGCCGTTTAATTCCACCGCGTATCGCCCAACAGGCGCGTCCAGCCAGCCGCAACGGCGCGGGCGGCCCGTGGTGGCGCCGTATTCGCCGCCGGTCTCGCGCAGTCTCTCGCCGAACCCGTCGGTAAGCTCGGTGGGGAACGGCCCTTCGCCAACACGGGTGGTGTACGCCTTCATTATCCCGATCACTTCCTTCACCGCCGTGGGGGGTATCCCCAGCCCGGTGCAGGCTCCGCCGGACGCCGCCGGAGATGAAGTGACGAACGGATATGTGCCGTGGTCAATGTCGAGCATTGTCCCCTGCGCCCCTTCGGCCAGCACGTTCCTGCCGTCGGCCACCGCCTGGCGCAGGAACCGGCCGCAGTCGGCCACCATGTCTTTTATCCTGCCGGCATAGCCCATGTAGGTGGCGTGGATTTCGTTCACGTCCGCCCGTGTGGAGCCGTACAGCTTTTCGAAAAGCACGTTTTTCTGCTCCACCGCCGCGGCAAGCCTCGCGCGGAAATAGTCCGGCTTGAAAAGGTCGCCAACGCGCAAGCCGGTGCGTGAGGCCTTGTCCGCATATGCCGGGCCGATGCCCCGCCCCGTTGTGCCGATTTTGGACCCGCCGGAGCGCGTTTCGGAAGCCTTGTCCATCATCTTGTGGTACGGCATGATAAGGTGCGCCCGGTTGGAGATGAACAGCGATCCGGCGATTTTAAAGCCCCGCTTCTCCAGCCCGTCCATCTCGGATATGAGCGCCTCCGGGTCTATCACCACACCGGCGCCGATCACGCATTTTTTTCCTTCGTGCAGGATGCCGGAGGGGATAAGGTGGAGGATATACTCCTCCTTGCCGACTACCACCGTATGCCCGGCGTTGGCGCCCCCCTGGTAGCGGGCAACGATGTCCGTCCGCGCGGTGAGGATGTCCACGATCTTTCCTTTTCCCTCGTCGCCCCATTGGGTCCCGATAACAACCGATACTGGCATGTTTCCCTTCCTGAATGCTTATACGTTTTTGCGCGCGCGCGCGCCGATTGAACGCAATAGTTTCTCCACTGTCATCACTTCGGCGGAGCCTGTGGCGGTGTCTATCAGTTTCACCCGGCCTTTGGGCTCCCCTGCCACGGCCACTTTGGCCATCCGCATCTGGCGGGCGTATTTAACCGCGCCGGGTATGGATCGCCCGGCCAGGTCCCGCGCCACTTTCAGCCCCTTGCCCCTCAGCGCCGCCGCAAGCTTTATGGCCGCTTCGCCGGACTTTGCCGGGCCGGTCACCAAAACGTCCGCCAGCGTCCAGCCCTCATCTTTGGCTGCGCCGGCGGTGTTGTCCAGTATGGCGTTTAAGTCCATGGCAAAGCCTGTGGCCGGCCTCCCTTCGCCGTAAAGCGACAGAAGCTGGTCATACCTGCCCCCGGAAAGGACGCTGCGCCCGATCCCGCCTGCAAACCCCTCGAACGTCACGCCGGTGTAATAGCCCAGCCCGCGCGTTTCCCCAAGATCCATCGCCACAAAGTCCGCCACGCCGTACCTTTTCAGGTCGTCGGCCACCCGGCGCAGCTGGTCTATGGCCTGCCGCGATCCGGCGCCGAATACGGGAGCTTTGCGAAGTATCCCCGGCCCGCCGAAAAGCGACGGGGCCGAAAGCAGCGCCTTGCGCGCGGCCCCTTTGGCGTTCGCCCCGTCCAAGGCGGCGGCAAGTTCCCTGGTGTTCTTTTTCGCCAAAGCGCGTTTCACGGCGTTGCGCGCCACGCCGTCAAGCCCAAGGGCCTCCATGGCGGCGGTGATGTATCCGATATGGCTCACGGCTATCTTCGCCTTGCCTGGGATGAGCTTTTGAAGCGATTCGGCCGCCAGCGCGATGATCTCAGCGTCTGCCGAAGGGGAGTTCACCCCGATAAGCTCCGCCCCGGCCTGCAGAAGCTCCATTCTGTTGCCGGTCCCCGGCGCGGCGGATCGGTATACCGTGGCCACATAGCAAAGCCTTATTGGGGCCGGTTTGCCCGCCAGCGCCGTCGCCGCTATGCGGGCGATCTGCGGGGTCACGTCCGGGCGAAGGGCGAGAGGTTTGCCCCCTCCCGCCGGATCGGTGAACGTTATCACACGTTTCATCGCTTCCGGGTCCAGCCCACGGGCAAGGATGTGGAGGAACTCCATGGAAGGGGTCTCCACCCGGCAATATCCCCACCGCTCGAAAAGGGACAGCGCGTCCCGCTCGAGCCGGCCTTTCGCCGCGGCTTCGCCGTACAGGAGGGCGCGAAGCCCTCTGGGGGCGTCCCTCATACCCGGGCCAGCCTCACCTTGCGGATGTTTGGTATCTTCTCCATCTCGCGGATGTCATCCGGGGTGGGGGGGGTGTCCACCGTGACGATGGCCATGGCCTTGCCCCCCATCTCCGTGCGGGACAGCTCGAAAGATGCGATGTTGATGCTCTTGCCGCCAAGGAACGTGCCGATGGCCCCGATGACGCCCGGCTTGTCGTTGTTAGTGGAGACTATCATGGCGCCGGACAGCCGCGCTTCCAGGAAAAAGTCGTCCAGTTTCACAAGCCTTGGCTCCTCCCCGGCGAAAACCGCCCCTTCGGCGCTCACCTCGCCGCCGTCGGTGACCAGTTTTAGCCCCAGCAGCGAAGCGAAATTGCGCTTCACCGAGCTTGTGGTGGCGGTCACCTCGATTCCCCTCGCTTCGGCCAGGAACGGGGCGTTCACAAAATTCACCGTCTTGCCCACGTAAACTTCCAGTATCCCTTTTATAACCGACTGGGTGACGGGCCCTTGCCCCAGCGCCGCCAGTTCCCCCATGTAGGTGACCTCGATCTTTTTTAGCCCCCCCTCGGCTATCTGCGCCAGGAACGCCCCGATCTTCTCCCCGAGGGCCACGTATGGCCGCATCACCGGGATAAGCTCCGGCGCTATGGAGGGGACGTTCACCGCGTTCTCTATTATCCCCGTGGTGAAATAGCCGGCCACCTGCTTGGCGATTGCCACCGCCACGTTCTCCTGCGCCTCGTAGGTGGACGCTCCAAGGTGGGGAGTGGCGACCACTTCGTCAAGCCCCACAAGGGGCGAGTCCGCCGGCGGCTCCTTGCAAAAAACGTCCAGCGCCGCGCCGGCCACCTTCTTGTCCCGTATCGCCTCCGCCAGAGCCTCCTCGTCCACAAGGGCGCCCCGGGCGCAGTTTATTATCCGCACCCCTTTTTTCATCTTGCCCAGCGACTCACGCCCGATAAGCCCCTTCGTCTCCGGGGTGAGGATGGCGTGCACCGTTATGAAGTCCGACCGCGCGTAAAGCTCGTCGAGGGTCACAAGCTCCACCCCCATTTTCTCAGCCGCCGCCGCGTTTATGAAAGGATCGTGCCCGATCACCTTCATGTCCAGCCCGTGGGCGCGACGCACCACAAGCGACCCTATCCTGCCAAGCCCGATCACCCCCAGCGTCTTGCCGGAAAGCTCGCTGCCCATGAACTTTTTTTCCCACTTGCCAGACTTCACCGAGGCGTTGGCCAGCGGTATCTGGCGGGACAGCGCCATCATCATGGCGATGGTGTGCTCCGCGGTGGTGATGGTGTTCCCCCCCGGCGTGTTCATCACCACTACGCCGCGCTTTGAGGAGGCCTTCACGTCCACGTTGTCCACCCCCACGCCGGCCCGGCCGATCAGCTTTAAATTGGCGGCCGCCTCCACCACCGCCTCGGTCACAGTGGTGGCGCTCCGGATGATCAGCGCGTCGTAGGCCGGTATGGCCGCGATAAGCTCCTCCGGCTTCATCCCGGTCTTCACATCAACTGTGAAACCGGGCGTGGCGCGCAGGATTTCAAGCCCCGTTTCAGAAAGCTTGTCGCTGACGAGGACCCTTATGCCGGCCATTTACATGTACCTGGCGTTGAGCACAGCCTGCGCCGCGCCGACCCCTTCGCCCCCGGCGGCGCCGTATCCGAACTTGGCCAGCGCCATCTCCAGCGAGCTTAACGCCACGATCATGTCGTAAGTGTCGAAATAGCCCAGGTGGGCTATGCGCACGATCTTCCCCTTCAGGTCGTCCTGGCCGCCGGCGAAGGTCACCCCGTAATTGTCCCTCAGTTCTTTGAAAAGCTTGCTCCCGTCCACCCCTTCCGGAGTGAACACGCCGGTGGCCGAATTTGCCGGAGCCAGCGGAGCCAGCGGTTTTAGCCCCATTGCGGCGGTCCCTGCCCGGATGGACCGCGCCATAAGATCGTGCCGGGCGTACACGTTGGGCAGCCCCTCTTCGAACATCATTTCCAGCACCTTGCGCAGCCCAAGGATAAGCGATACCGCCGGTGTGTAGGCCGTGGTGTTGTCCTTCATGTTCTTGCGCTCCCGGGCAAGGTCGAAATAAAACTTCGGCAGTTTCGCGCTCTTGCTCTTCGCCCACGCACGCTCGGAAAGGGCTATGAAGGCCAGCCCCGGCGGAAGCATCATGGCCTTCTGCGAGCCGGTGATAAGCACGTCTATCCCCCACTCGTCCATGGGCATGTCCACCACACCCACGGAGGTGATGCCGTCCACCACAAGCAACGTGTCGCGCCTGGAGGTGATTTTCGCGATGTCCCTGATCGGATGGGCCACCGTCGTGGAGGTCTCCGACCCCTGGGTGAGCACCGCCGATATTTTGGGATTTCTGTTAAGCGCTTCCTCTATCGCCTGGGCGAACACCGCCTGTCCCCAGGGCACGTCCAGCCATTCGACGTGGACCCCGTACGCTTCGGATATTTTTCCCCAGCGCTCGCCGAACTTGCCCCCGTTGACCACAAGCGCCGTGTCCCCCGGAGAGAACAGGTTTGTCACCGCCGCCTCCATCGCCCCGGTGCCGGAAGAGGCCAGCATCATCACCGGCTGGGCCGTGCCGAAAACTTTTTTTATCCCATCGGCGCACTCGGCGAAAATCGCGGAGAACTGCGGGGTGCGGTGGTGCATGATCGGTTTGGCCATTTCCAGCAGGACTTCTTCGGGCACCGGTGTGGGCCCGGGCGACAACAGATACTTCTTTTTCATGGGCGGAAAGTCTCCATTCGCTTCTAATGCGGTTTTTTAACAAGCGTCCACCCCGTTCCTTTGAAAATACGCCGGAGGGGGCCAAGGCCACGCAACCCGGTAGATTATAACGGCGCGGTCAATTCTTTTCCACAACAACCGTTCCTGCGATTTTGTCGTGGAAGGTCTGCCTTCTTTTGTCGAAAAGGGAGATGATAAAGCCGGCGTAAAGGAAAAGTCCGCTGATGTAATACCCTATCGTCCGGGCAAGCGCCCTGCCTATGGATATGGGCGCTCCATCGGCCATGACCACCTGTATCCCCAGAAGGTATTTGCCGAAGGTTTGCCCGCTCAATCCTTGGCTTAGGGTGAAATACCCAATAAAAACAATGTTGTAAAACCAGAAGGCAAGCCAGAAAAGTGGCCACACGTCCCCTGCGCCGGAGAAAAAGTCCACAGTGGAAAAGGAAATCACCATAAGGAACAGGATCGCCGCCGAAACAATGCAATTGTCTATAAAATAAGCGAAAAGGCGGCTTGCGAACGGTGAGTATTGGAGGATTGGAGGCGGAGCGGGCTGGAAAACAGTATGCCCGGAGGCGGGAATGGGCGGAACCGCGCCGCTGGAAATGATTTCTTCCATCAACGCCGGTCGGTCAGAATTTCAGGCCCAGGTCGTCATCGCCCAATTTAAGGTCGATGTCCCCCAGGTCTATCTCATCTCCCTGCTTTTCGCCTCCCCCTTCGCCGAAAAGGTTCTTGTCGTCCAGCGACAGGTCCAGGTCGGCGAACTCATCCTCTCCACCGGCCTTCTTTTCCGGCGCCGGAGCGGACGTCCCGGGCTTTATTTCCAACGTGGAGTCTGTGTCGAAATTAAATTCAATGCCCGTGAGCGCTTCATCGCCGATGACCACCTGCTCGTTTGCGGGCTGCGCCGCACTGGAGACCTGCGTGACTTCATCTTCGAGCGCGTCCAGCGAAAGTGATATCTCCCCGCCGCTTTCTTCCGTCCCGGCCCCGGCCTGGCCGCCTGTATCGTCCAGGTTTATGGAAAGGCCGCCGCCCTCGCCCAGTTCGTCCCCCAGGTTCAAGGAGAATCCGCTGTCAGAGGCGATTTCGCCCAAATCCGCGCTTCCTACCTGTATTTCGGAGGCGGCCTCTTCTTCCGGCGCGGCGGAAATCTCGGGTATTGCTATGTCCCCTCCGCCAAAGTCGAGCGCCATTTCGTCAGTCCCGCTCTCAGCGAAGGTGGCGGCGGCAGGCTCCTGGTCCTCGATGACCACATGCCCGCCAGTGTCCGATTCGGAGGCGAACCCGAAATCCCCGGTGTCAAATGTGGACGCGGCCTGTTCCGCCTCCACGGCGGCCGCCGGGCCTCTTTCAACGAAAGTGAGTATGCCGAGGGAAACAGGCTCCAGGTATTCAATGCCAAACTGGGATTTGTGGGAGCTCAAGTCTTTCGAGCATTTGCGGCAGGTGTTCAAATACTCGAAGCTCACATAGTTGCAGTGAGGGCATTTCATGGGCTATTTCCCCTTCGGTCTTTTTATTTGGATATATTTTACCGATTAATTATTATATAAATAATTGAAATAGTCAACATTAGTGGGATAAATGCCCGATTCGGCCAGTGTCACCGGAGCCTTGGGAGAGGTCGACCTTCAGACCGTCAACACGATCGGACGTCTGATCACCTCCAAGCTGACCCTCAAGGAAATGGTGCGTGAAATCGTCCAGAACCTCGGCAGGGTGATCGAGACGGACGAGGTGAACGTCGTCCAGTATGACGGGCAGCGGCGGGAACTCAAATTCCTTGCAAGCTATTTCGCCGACGGGTCGAACCTGAAAAGGCCGGAGGTCTATCCCCTCTCGGACGGGATGAATTCCTGGATAATCAAGAACCGGACGCATCTGCTGATAAAAAGCGACACGGTGGCCGAATGCGCCGCCCTGGGCATACGCCACGGAGGAAGCCCGGCCAAATCGTGGCTCGGGGTGCCGTTGCAGTTCCAGGAGGAGGTTGTCGGGGCGCTATCGATACAAAGCTACGGCAAGGCGGGGCTTTATGACGAGAGGGCCATCGCGCTTCTTTCCACGGTGGCGGCCCAATGCGCCGTGGCGATGGAAAACGCCCGGTTGTACGAAGAGGTCCTGGAGCGGGAGATAGAAAAGGAGCGTCTTTACTTTTCATTGACGCACGACCTGCTTTCGCTGGTGAGCCCCGTGTCCGGCTTTGCGAGGCTTTTAAAGGGCCTGCCGCCGGAAACCCCGCCGGAGAAGGTGATGGAGCTGGCCACATCCCTTGTCAACTCCACAGCGCGCATCACCCGGTTCGTGGAGGACATACTGGTGTACGCCAAGATAAAATCGGGGAAGCTGGCGCTCAATATCGAGCGGGCAGACGTTTTCCGGGCGCTGGTCCCGGTGATATCGCACCTGGAGCCGGAAATGAAGATGCGCCGCCTTACGTTCTCCATCAACGGCATGAAGGCGGGCCTGGGCCAAGCTCCCACCCTGGGCGCGCTTGAGGCGGACTTCGACGTGGCGCAGATGGAGCGGGTATTTTTGAACCTTGTGGGCAACGCGGTGAAATACGGCCAGTCGGAAATATCCGTTGAAGTAAAGCAGGAGGGGCAGGAGATAATCTGCTCCGTGCGCAATGACGGCCATGGCGTGGCGCACGGCCAGGTGGGCCTGTTGTTCGACGAATATTACCAGGCGGGGGTGAAAAACAGGGGGGTGGGGCTGGGGCTGCCGACGGTCAAAAGGATCGTCGAACTTCATTATGGCCACATCACGGCCACGTCCGCCGAGGGAAAAGGATTTGGGATAGAATTCAGATGGCCCAGGACATTGGCCGACAGAAGGGAATTGGAGAACGTCAAGGCCGGCAACATGTGATGTGTTCATGAGCGAAGTTTTGTATAATTGCTTTTAGGGAGGCATGTGATATATGGACAATCCTATCAGGCAGGAAACTGTTGTCCTGCCGGGCGGAGTAATTGAAATCCGTTCGACAGGACTTGAGCCGGGATCGCATGTCGAAGTGATTATCTGCCCAAAAGACGCAAAGGCCACTCAAAAGAGGACGTTGAGCAGCCTTATCGGCGCCGGGAAGGGGGCGTTCAAGACTTCTGATGAGGCAGACGCATTTATTCGTAAATTGCGGGACGAATGGGAATAGGCGCAAAGATAAAAGGGGGCAAGGTCTATCTTGACGCCAATATCTTCATTTATCTGCTTGAAGGGCATCCCAACCACCAAAAGGTGATTGGCGAGCTTTTTCGAATTATCGACG
This genomic interval from Nitrospinota bacterium contains the following:
- a CDS encoding phosphoglycerate dehydrogenase translates to MRVLVSDKLSETGLEILRATPGFTVDVKTGMKPEELIAAIPAYDALIIRSATTVTEAVVEAAANLKLIGRAGVGVDNVDVKASSKRGVVVMNTPGGNTITTAEHTIAMMMALSRQIPLANASVKSGKWEKKFMGSELSGKTLGVIGLGRIGSLVVRRAHGLDMKVIGHDPFINAAAAEKMGVELVTLDELYARSDFITVHAILTPETKGLIGRESLGKMKKGVRIINCARGALVDEEALAEAIRDKKVAGAALDVFCKEPPADSPLVGLDEVVATPHLGASTYEAQENVAVAIAKQVAGYFTTGIIENAVNVPSIAPELIPVMRPYVALGEKIGAFLAQIAEGGLKKIEVTYMGELAALGQGPVTQSVIKGILEVYVGKTVNFVNAPFLAEARGIEVTATTSSVKRNFASLLGLKLVTDGGEVSAEGAVFAGEEPRLVKLDDFFLEARLSGAMIVSTNNDKPGVIGAIGTFLGGKSINIASFELSRTEMGGKAMAIVTVDTPPTPDDIREMEKIPNIRKVRLARV
- a CDS encoding adenylosuccinate synthase, producing the protein MPVSVVIGTQWGDEGKGKIVDILTARTDIVARYQGGANAGHTVVVGKEEYILHLIPSGILHEGKKCVIGAGVVIDPEALISEMDGLEKRGFKIAGSLFISNRAHLIMPYHKMMDKASETRSGGSKIGTTGRGIGPAYADKASRTGLRVGDLFKPDYFRARLAAAVEQKNVLFEKLYGSTRADVNEIHATYMGYAGRIKDMVADCGRFLRQAVADGRNVLAEGAQGTMLDIDHGTYPFVTSSPAASGGACTGLGIPPTAVKEVIGIMKAYTTRVGEGPFPTELTDGFGERLRETGGEYGATTGRPRRCGWLDAPVGRYAVELNGVTSIALTKLDVLDEFAGIPVCVGYEADGKKLDHVPEDTQTLAACKPVYETHPGWKCSTSGVSEYAKLPDNAKRYIDRVEKLMGAPVGIISTGQSRAATIVR
- a CDS encoding GAF domain-containing protein, with the translated sequence MPDSASVTGALGEVDLQTVNTIGRLITSKLTLKEMVREIVQNLGRVIETDEVNVVQYDGQRRELKFLASYFADGSNLKRPEVYPLSDGMNSWIIKNRTHLLIKSDTVAECAALGIRHGGSPAKSWLGVPLQFQEEVVGALSIQSYGKAGLYDERAIALLSTVAAQCAVAMENARLYEEVLEREIEKERLYFSLTHDLLSLVSPVSGFARLLKGLPPETPPEKVMELATSLVNSTARITRFVEDILVYAKIKSGKLALNIERADVFRALVPVISHLEPEMKMRRLTFSINGMKAGLGQAPTLGALEADFDVAQMERVFLNLVGNAVKYGQSEISVEVKQEGQEIICSVRNDGHGVAHGQVGLLFDEYYQAGVKNRGVGLGLPTVKRIVELHYGHITATSAEGKGFGIEFRWPRTLADRRELENVKAGNM
- the hisZ gene encoding ATP phosphoribosyltransferase regulatory subunit, which codes for MRDAPRGLRALLYGEAAAKGRLERDALSLFERWGYCRVETPSMEFLHILARGLDPEAMKRVITFTDPAGGGKPLALRPDVTPQIARIAATALAGKPAPIRLCYVATVYRSAAPGTGNRMELLQAGAELIGVNSPSADAEIIALAAESLQKLIPGKAKIAVSHIGYITAAMEALGLDGVARNAVKRALAKKNTRELAAALDGANAKGAARKALLSAPSLFGGPGILRKAPVFGAGSRQAIDQLRRVADDLKRYGVADFVAMDLGETRGLGYYTGVTFEGFAGGIGRSVLSGGRYDQLLSLYGEGRPATGFAMDLNAILDNTAGAAKDEGWTLADVLVTGPAKSGEAAIKLAAALRGKGLKVARDLAGRSIPGAVKYARQMRMAKVAVAGEPKGRVKLIDTATGSAEVMTVEKLLRSIGARARKNV
- a CDS encoding RDD family protein; the protein is MEEIISSGAVPPIPASGHTVFQPAPPPILQYSPFASRLFAYFIDNCIVSAAILFLMVISFSTVDFFSGAGDVWPLFWLAFWFYNIVFIGYFTLSQGLSGQTFGKYLLGIQVVMADGAPISIGRALARTIGYYISGLFLYAGFIISLFDKRRQTFHDKIAGTVVVEKN
- a CDS encoding alanine--glyoxylate aminotransferase family protein, with protein sequence MKKKYLLSPGPTPVPEEVLLEMAKPIMHHRTPQFSAIFAECADGIKKVFGTAQPVMMLASSGTGAMEAAVTNLFSPGDTALVVNGGKFGERWGKISEAYGVHVEWLDVPWGQAVFAQAIEEALNRNPKISAVLTQGSETSTTVAHPIRDIAKITSRRDTLLVVDGITSVGVVDMPMDEWGIDVLITGSQKAMMLPPGLAFIALSERAWAKSKSAKLPKFYFDLARERKNMKDNTTAYTPAVSLILGLRKVLEMMFEEGLPNVYARHDLMARSIRAGTAAMGLKPLAPLAPANSATGVFTPEGVDGSKLFKELRDNYGVTFAGGQDDLKGKIVRIAHLGYFDTYDMIVALSSLEMALAKFGYGAAGGEGVGAAQAVLNARYM